catataaagtagaggaagatgggcaccgatgttagctcagggctaattttcctcaaaaagtatatatatacatgtacacagcaattataactacataaaaattatgTTCAGATAAGAACTGGAAAAGAGTATAGTCATAAATACGATTAAGTTGgggtttgttttttgggtttttttttttactatttcacTAACAAGCTTTTTGATGAGAGTTaagcaataaaaaatgtatttttaagaaaacacgTTTTGAGTGCTCCTTTCTTTCCCtataaaacaccaaaaacagtctagagacagatgaatggacatCCCTCCTAACAATCCACTGTAATTCAGCTTCCTTTAGGAAGACACACCTGATGTCACCAGTAATGCTTGCAGATACCATTAGTAAATACCTATAAATCTTcctaaaattataaacttttggAAACTTGTAACTGATTGCAAATTTTCATACAATGGAATCAAATCTTAGAACTGAATGAAACCTTGAAGAACTTCTCCTTCAgccctttcattttacagattagttGATTACTAAATtctaaaaaatctaaattttagaTTAATGAGAGCAATGCGGCAACCTATACTGTTGAAATGTAGCGGCTTATACTGCAATAGAAGtgcatttcagaaataaagtCTGTGTGTGTTAGCATCAGCCCAGCAGGTGGAGTTCTAATTACTAACTAAGCTGTGTCTTCTTGAACTTAACCTCTTCAGGCCTGGATGTCCTTATATGGATAAATCCTAACCATTGTTGCAAAGTGTcgtggtaaatattttaaaaagacctcAATAACATCCAGTTTCCATGGTTTCGACATTCTCCCTTTCACATAACAGTGAGCAGAGTTTGCATCCACCGCTTCAAGAGGCAAAACGAACAGCGTGTAGACATTACGAAACAGCTACGGTTCAACCAAGAAGAAGCTGCCCGCACCCGGCCGCGCAGATGCGCGCGCACAGCACCCTAGATGACCGGTCACTGCAGAGCACTGTCGTCTACAAGACATCCCGCAAACACATCGCGCGGGAAGACAAGAAACCTGACACCAAGCTCTACCACTGCTTTCAAGAGCTGAGGCCCACCGGAGTCAAACCCCTCAAACGTTAAGCTCACAACTAACGGCTCAGGCCTCAAATGTGCATCTCACTCTCGGCTCTCCCTGGCCCGAGGGGTCCCGAGGAAAAGGAAAGGACTAGACTGCCAGCGGACAGCTCACCCCTGACTTGGGAGCCGTTTGGAAATGGCCAGCATGTTTTTTGAGGAGGCTTGCAATTTGATGTGAGCTTTCCAGGAAATGCTGCAAACGACAAAACTGACAAGTGAACTATCAAGTTGGCAGTTTCTGGCGGTTCCTGCTCAAACGCTGTCACCGTCTCATCCTACCACCGCGGCCCGCTAGCTCCCCGCGGGGGACCGGGGACGCGCAGGGGGTGAGGGGCCCCGGGTGCAGACCGGAGGAAGCCCGGCGTCGGCCGGAAGAAACACGCAGAACTGAGTAAAGGGGTGTCTGCCCGAGCGGGGTGGGGGCCGCCCCGGCGTTAAGAGAAAGGCGGGCGACGGGCGGGTCCCGGCGAGGCTGGCTCGGCGGAGGCGAAGGGCCGCGCTCCGAGGAGGCGGCGCGTCCCGGCAAGCCGACAGACGGGAAACAATGGCGCGGCCGTGACGTGAGGCCGAGGGCGTCGCCGCGGCGCGGAACGAGGGGCTGCTCCGAGGCGGGGGCGACCTGGGGCTGAGGGGCGTGCGGGGACGCGGGCGCGCAGGCGGGCGCCAGAACGGAGAGGGGCCTGAGGGGCGCGGCAGCCGGGCTGGGGAGCGGGGACAGGCGGCGGCCCCCGCCCCGGTCGCGCGCTCGGCCGCGCACCCCCTCACCCGCCCGCTCGCTCCTTCCCCCCGCCCGCGGGCCCCGCCGCACTCACCGCGCCCGCCGCTCGGCAGCAATCCCAGCGCGCAACTGCCGCAGCCGCCGGGGcgcgcgcccgccccgccccaccgCCCCGGCACCGCCCCCAGCTCACGCCCGCTCAGGGATCGGCGCGCTGTTCCGTCCCCCGGCTCCGCCGCAGAAGCCGGCTGCCGCGACGCTCCCTGGCCGCGCGCTCGAGGGCAGCTGCGATGCGGGCCTACTCCTCGGTCCCTCGCGCGGGTCTGGGGATCTCCAAACAAGAGAACATCGATTGTTGCCCAGCTGTGGGATGACGCACGTTGAGGACCCTTCCACGTCCTTTAGGTCTCCATCCCTTGACTTTCTGCCCGGGCTCCCCTGCGAGGCCCCAGACTACTTCACCACGTTTTGCTTCTCCGCCTACACTCCAACGCTTtgccttgggggggggggggggcatcctTTTTCCCGGTCACAGAATCTTCTAGTAGAACGGACCTCACAGCCCTCGTGGTCCAGACCCCCAAACCACGAATGAAAGCCATTGATGACTAAAAGTACCAGCTTTGGAATTTGTCAGAACGGGTTCGAATCCCAGTTCGCCACTTACAAATTGTGTGACATTGGGCGGGTTACCTGACCTCATTATACCCCATTCCTACCCTACAGAGTGTTGACAGGATGAAATATCATAACAGGGTGAAGGTCCTCAGCACAGCCTTGGCACatagcactcagtaaatgttagttactATATCGAACCCCCAGccgcaccaccaccaccaccatcaccatcacttcCTGTCTATTTCCGGAGCAATGCATTCCTTGGTCTCAGCAGCTCTGACCAGTTACAAAGTGTTTCTGAAGCTTCCACCCTCTGGCCCAAGTCCTATCCCTTGGAGCCTCAGGGAACAAATAGGTCTAATCTCTCTTCCACCTTCTACTTTTCAGATACTTGTAGACTTCTGCCCAAGGTCTTCTCTTACTCAAGACCAGTATCTCCCATTCCTTCCATTGTTCCTCCTTTGCCCTGGTTTTGAAGGTCTTTATCCTCATTCTCCTCAAGCATCTAGTTGGTTAGATTGTGGCTTCTTTAGAGTATGTCACCCAAGACTGAAGCAAATGTTTCTGTTTCATCAGAGCAAAGCAGGACTGTAGCTTCCTCCGTATAGGACTTATTGCCTTGCTTTCATGCAATAAGGTTCTTGGCACCTGCACTATTGATTCATGGAGCTTGCAGTCAACTCAAATCTCCAAGACTTTTTAATAAGTGCTCTGTAGAGCATTTGTACTGTGTCCTGTTTTTGAGCCAACTTCAGTTCAGGTCAGCAGAAGACAGGCCATGGGCCTCTCACGTACTAGATTTTTCAGGatatgtggaaaaaaaggaataggaGTTGGAAGTTAATCTAACATGACCTTTTAACCAATCACATTTGGGAAAAGGCCAAGGTTTGTTTCTAAAGACCATAGCACTGAGCAactttcatatataatatatatgcacacaatgtGATCTCAACTGAGCACAAAAATGTGCATGTACACAcgaaagactagaaggaaatatgtAATTCAGTATGTTAATATTGGTTTTCTCTCAGTGACAAGACTTGGGGtggattcttttcttctttaaacttttccaTAAATTTCCCAGTGTTTCCACCttgtttacttttataatcatgaactttgtttcaaaaaaataaatcaaaaaaataatttaaaaaatcagagcgATAGAACAACttaaattaaaaatgggaaacaaagtTAAGAGATAgactaggagaaaacatttgtaatatacaaaacaaaggatttgtatctgGAACATATAAAGGACTcaacaaatcaatgagaaaaaaaaatccactagaTTTTCCACTAGAAAGATAGGCAAAGAATATAAacagacagttcacagaaaaggataTACAAATTGCCAATAAACACACAAAGGATGCCTGACTTCAGTATTAaccagggaaatggaaattaaaaccgAGATTGGCAACAATTTTCAAGCTTCATAGTATCAAAGACTGTAAATTGGCACAGTCACTTTAGAGGGCAATTGGACAACACCTATTAAATGCGTGTCTCAGCAATGCCACTTCTAGTTATCTACCATAATTCCACGTGCATATAGAGGTATCTACAAGGTTAATTACTACAATATTGCTACCAAAGAAAATCTAGAATCAGCCCAAATGCCCACCAATAGGGaaatggctaaataaaatgtagaataCTCATATAATAGAATTCTGTGGAGAATTCAAAAGAAGTGACCTTGATCAAATGTTAATATAGATCTATCTCAAAATCATGTTGAATGAAACTTACAAATTGTAGCATAATATAtagtattgatatttttaaaaaattcttccccAAAATGCCTAACTTCAGTCTAACCATGAAAAATCCTCAGACaacccaaattgagggatattctacaaaatacctaacctggacttcaaaagtgtcaaggtcttGAAAGCCCAGGAAAGTCTGAGAACCGTCACAGAtgagaggagactaaggagacaagACAGCTAAATACAGTGTGGGATCCTGGTTgtgatcctggaacagaaaaagcacattagtggaaaaactggtaaaGTTCTAATAAAGTctatagtttagttaatagtttTGTACCAATGTTCCTTTTTTAGTTTTGATTATTGAACCAGGGTTGTATAAGCTGTCAACATTAGGAGAGGCTGCATGAAGAATATACTGAaactttctgtactatctttgcaactcttctgtaaatctaaaattattaaaaataaaaagttaaaacaaaacacagacatAAATACCATTTTTTCCTATCATCACTGCTATAATGTTTGTGTCCCATctaaattcctatgttgaaacctaatccccagtgtgatggtatttggaggttgggcctttgggaggtgatgatgtcatgagggcagagccctcataaatggaattagtgccctgtaaaagagaccccagagagcatCCTAGCCCTtccaccctgtgaggacacagcaagaagacggctgtctctgaaccaggaagcaggccctcacctgACACCTAATCTGCTGGTGCTttgctcttggacttcccagcctctagaactatgagaagtaaattcctgttgtttataggccacccagtctacggaattctgttatggcagcccaaactaagacaatCACACATTAAGttcataaaagattttttaaacagattATAAGGTTACACACCAACTCATATAAAAGATTATCTCTAAAGGTAGGGGGTAATGTTTGATTACCCAT
The DNA window shown above is from Equus quagga isolate Etosha38 chromosome 2, UCLA_HA_Equagga_1.0, whole genome shotgun sequence and carries:
- the LOC124235246 gene encoding protein FAM117B-like, with amino-acid sequence MGYNEVSWATIDVLLFGDPQTRARDRGVGPHRSCPRARGQGASRQPASAAEPGDGTARRSLSGRELGAVPGRWGGAGARPGGCGSCALGLLPSGGRGECGGARGRGEGASGRVRGCAAERATGAGAAACPRSPARLPRPSGPSPFWRPPARPRPRTPLSPRSPPPRSSPSFRAAATPSASRHGRAIVSRLSACRDAPPPRSAALRLRRASLAGTRPSPAFLLTPGRPPPRSGRHPFTQFCVFLPADAGLPPVCTRGPSPPARPRSPAGS